The Apium graveolens cultivar Ventura chromosome 11, ASM990537v1, whole genome shotgun sequence genome has a window encoding:
- the LOC141698500 gene encoding calmodulin-binding receptor kinase CaMRLK-like, whose product MKLMFLKFLIFISFVILGNSKCNTTTDQELVVKAFSSVSGFNSSWFMSHDVNCTSQHVTHINLSSRNLNGSVSWKFFEKLSRIQSIDLSNNSLKGYVPSWLWSIPTLVELNLSKNKLVGTIGFKISSESGPFSSIKNLILSENRFTNLANISHFPNLTTLDLSHNNLKFFPLGLNMLNNIQHLDISKCKISGNLKTISNLHSLNYLDVSINHMIGEFPLDFPPLSGLKFLNISFNKFTGNLTSADIQEFSHSAFIHAGKFNTSKNTKRSPTIVPHSIPIPPEKDPLNQENRNKNKQNSKHKHLALALSVSATTLSIAMFMYIFCMFRKRKLAKANRWAISKPAQIPFKVEKSGPFSFETESGTSWVADIKEPSSAAVVMFEKPLMNYLTFKDLIAATSRFGKESLLAEGRCGPVYRAVLPGELHVAIKVLESARDTDFGQMKVIFDDLSRIKHPNLLPIAGYCIAGNEKLVLYEFMANGNLHQWLHELPAGKTNIEDWSTDTWEHSNEIENKPHISSPDKMEWLTRHRIAVGIARGLAYLHHGLSKPMAHGHLVPSNILLSDDLEPKIADFALGQDRVDRSPEADVYDFGVVLIELLSGQISSDETVDTVRRLVREGHGANALDSSLRRGTETLSEMVESLRVGYLCTAEVPRKRPTMQQVLGLLKEVNPLQEELN is encoded by the exons ATGAAGCTAATGTTTTTGAAGTTCTTGATTTTCATTTCATTTGTCATCTTAGGGAACTCTAAATGCAATACTACAACAGACCAAGAACTAGTTGTCAAGGCTTTCAGCTCAGTCTCTGGTTTCAATTCTTCTTGGTTTATGTCTCATGATGTGAACTGCACAAGCCAACATGTAACACATATCAATCTCTCATCAAGAAATCTGAATGGTTCAGTTTCATGGAAGTTTTTCGAGAAATTGTCTCGTATTCAGTCAATTGATCTGTCCAACAATTCTCTCAAGGGCTATGTTCCAAGCTGGTTGTGGTCTATTCCAACCCTGGTTGAGCTTAATCTTTccaagaacaagcttgtaggTACCATTGGTTTCAAAATTAGTTCAGAATCTGGTCCATTTTCATCAATCAAGAACCTGATTTTGTCGGAAAATAGGTTCACAAACTTGGCTAATATCTCCCACTTCCCAAACCTCACAACTCTTGATCTTTCACATAACAATCTCAAATTCTTCCCTCTTGGTCTCAACATGCTGAACAACATACAACATCTTGATATTTCCAAGTGTAAAATTTCAGGTAACTTAAAAACCATTTCAAATCTGCACTCATTGAATTACTTGGATGTCTCGATTAACCACATGATTGGTGAATTTCCTTTGGATTTTCCTCCACTTTCTGGCCTCAAATTCTTGAACATCTCATTTAATAAATTTACCGGAAATTTAACTTCGGCCGACATCCAAGAATTCAGTCACTCTGCCTTCATTCATGCTGGAAAATTCAACACTTCAAAAAACACGAAAAGAAGTCCTACTATAGTACCTCATTCAATACCAATCCCGCCTGAAAAAGATCCGCTAAATCAAGAAAATCGTAACAAAAATAAACAGAATTCGAAGCACAAGCATCTGGCTCTTGCCTTATCAGTTTCAGCCACAACCTTGTCCATTGCCATGTTTATGTACATTTTCTGCATGTTTAGAAAAAGAAAACTAGCCAAGGCAAACAGATGGGCAATCTCGAAACCAGCTCAAATACCATTTAAAGTGGAGAAATCAGGCCCTTTCTCATTTGAAACAGAGTCAGGGACTTCATGGGTGGCTGATATTAAAGAACCTTCATCAGCAGCTGTAGTGATGTTTGAGAAGCCTTTGATGAATTATCTCACCTTCAAGGACTTGATCGCTGCCACGTCACGTTTCGGAAAGGAGTCATTACTTGCAGAAGGAAGGTGTGGTCCTGTTTACAGAGCTGTTCTGCCAGGTGAGCTCCATGTGGCAATCAAGGTATTAGAGAGTGCCAGAGACACTGATTTTGGACAAATGAAGGTAATTTTTGATGACCTGTCGAGAATTAAACATCCAAATTTGTTGCCAATTGCTGGTTACTGCATTGCAG GCAATGAGAAGTTAGTATTGTACGAGTTTATGGCCAATGGTAACCTGCATCAATGGCTCCATGAACTTCCAGCTGGTAAAACCAACATAGAGGATTGGAGCACAGACACTTGGGAGCATAGCAATGAAATTGAGAATAAACCCCACATTTCATCCCCTGACAAAATGGAGTGGCTAACTCGCCATCGCATTGCAGTTGGCATTGCTCGTGGACTCGCCTATCTCCACCATGGCCTCTCTAAACCAATGGCGCATGGCCACTTAGTCCCATCCAATATCTTACTATCCGACGACTTAGAACCAAAAATTGCAGACTTTGCATTAGGTCAAGATCGGGTGGACAGGTCCCCTGAAGCTGATGTGTATGATTTTGGGGTAGTCTTAATCGAGTTGTTGTCCGGTCAAATCAGTTCAGATGAGACAGTGGATACAGTTAGGAGATTAGTTAGGGAGGGACACGGGGCAAATGCATTGGACTCAAGCTTGAGACGCGGTACTGAGACATTAAGTGAGATGGTTGAGAGTCTCCGAGTTGGATACTTGTGCACAGCAGAGGTGCCACGGAAAAGACCAACAATGCAACAAGTATTAGGTCTGCTAAAGGAAGTAAATCCTCTACAGGAGGAGTTGAACTAA
- the LOC141696478 gene encoding uncharacterized protein LOC141696478: protein MTLLIYPKGQISGMRIPSIKRFQLDDLFDAWQLRVCISLSLFLQIFLIVAGTFRRLASHHWIVLIKMNGDALSHLQVLQYAFVYFTEFKGLVVDLVLRIDERNQSREFFLATSFEVSFRLVGVELNYHYDVLFTEILVQSKFTDSRWAESLSIISLIHYCLHRSSKGTESFYDYFGLQSFLNGIWYVKPHPLTLYIIEFIFNELRMKSEIAKKICSSKGEWILENEGKWILLLWHIATEICYNSNQDQITTNLEQRDTAKQLSDYMLYLMVMKPDMMSAVSTIGDLKFRNTCTERNFFFFGRESEKKKEILQRRACERLFSINGEVKPVTVQTIRNELLLFNASALAKELKILYPSDKKWYKLGSGIS from the exons ATGACCTTGCTAATCTATCCAAAAGGCCAGATTTCAGGTATGAGAATCCCCTCTATCAAACGGTTCCAACTGGATGATTTGTTTGATGCATGGCAACTCCGAGTTTGCATCTCACTTAGCCTTTTCCTTCAAATCTTCCTAATTGTTGCCGGAACCTTTAGGAGGTTGGCATCCCATCATTggattgttttaattaaaatgaaTGGGGATGCTTTATCCCATTTGCAAGTACTACAATATGCTTTTGTATACTTCACGGAATTCAAAGGACTTGTTGTTGATCTCGTCCTTAGAATTGATGAACGCAACCAGAGCCGGGAGTTCTTCCTTGCAACATCTTTTGAAGTCTCTTTCAGGCTAGTTGGGGTAGAGTTGAATTACCACTATGATGTTCTTTTC ACAGAGATCCTAGTGCAGTCAAAATTTACAGATAGCAGGTGGGCTGAATCATTGTCTATAATCAGTCTGATACATTATTGTCTACATAGAAGTTCAAAAGGAACAGAAAGTTTTTATGATTATTTTGGCCTTCAAAGTTTTCTAAATGGAATTTGGTATGTAAAACCACATCCACTCACCCTTTACATAATTGAATTCATTTTTAACGAGCTAAGGATGAAATCAGAGATAGCTAAAAAAATATGTTCGTCTAAAGGAGAGTGGAtacttgaaaatgaaggaaagtGGATCCTTCTTTTGTGGCACATAGCTACTGAAATCTGCTACAACAGCAATCAAGATCAGATAACTACTAACTTGGAACAACGCGACACTGCCAAGCAGCTATCAGACTACATGCTATATCTTATGGTCATGAAGCCCGATATGATGTCTGCAGTTTCTACCATCGGGGATTTAAAGTTCCGAAATACTTGCACTGAG AgaaatttttttttctttggaAGGGAGAGTGAGAAAAAGAAGGAAATTTTACAGAGAAGGGCCTGTGAGAGACTTTTTAGCATCAACGGAGAAGTTAAGCCAGTTACCGTGCAGACGATTAGAAATGAATTGTTATTATTCAATGCATCTGCACTAGCCAAAGAGCTAAAAATACTGTATCCGTCAGATAAAAAATG GTATAAACTGGGGAGTGGGATTAGCTGA